The nucleotide sequence GGCCGACGACGCCCGGGACTCCGCCCGCGTCCTGGGCCGCGCCACCCGGGCCTGGAAGGACCGGGCGCTGCTCGCCATCGCCGACCGCATCGAGCGCAAGCAGGACGTGGTGCTCGCCGCGAACGCCAAGGACCTCGAGCGCGGCCGCGTGAACGGGACCTCCACCGCCCTCCTGGACCGGCTCAAGCTGGACGCCGAGCGGATCACCGGCCTGGCCGAGAGCCTGCGCGAGCTCGCCGCGCTGCCCGACCCCGTGGGCGGGTTCGTCCGCGGCAGCACCCTGCCCAACGGCCTGCGGATGCGCCAGGTGCGCGTGCCGATGGGCGTGGTCGGCGCCATCTACGAGGCCCGCCCCAACGTCACCGTGGACATCGCCGGGATCGCCCTGAAGTCCGGCAACGCGGTGCTGCTGCGCGGCGGCTCGGCCGCGGAGGAGTCCAACCGGGCCCTCGTGGGCATCATCCGGGACTCCCTGGCCGACGTGAAGCTGCCCGTGGACTGCGTCCAGAGCGTCGACGAGTACGGCCGCGAGGGCGCGAACGCGCTCATGGCGGCCCGCGGGAAGGTCGACGTCCTCATCCCGCGCGGCGGGCACGGTCTGATCCAGTCCGTCGTCCAGAACGCCAAGGTCCCCGTCATCGAGACCGGCGAGGGCAACGTCCACCTCTTCGTCGACCACTCGGCGTCGAAGAAGATGGCCGTGGACGTGGTCGTCAACTCCAAGACCCACCGCACGAGCACGTGCAACACCACGGAGACCCTCCTGCTGCACCGCGGCTTCGAGCACGGGGCCGCCGTGCTCGCGGCCCTCGACCGGGCCGGCGTCACGCTGCACGTGGACGAGCGGGCCGAGGCCCTGCTGCCGGCCGGCAGCCACCACCTGCGCGCCACCGACGAGGACTGGGGCACCGAATACCTGTCCATGGACCTGGCCGTGAAGGTGGTGGACTCCCTGGACGAGGCGCTCCAGCACATCGACCGGTGGTCCACCCGGCACACCGAGGCGATCGTGACCAACGACCTCGCCTCCGCCGAGCGGTTCGTCGCCGAGATCGACGCCGCCGCGGTCATGGTCAACGCCTCCACCCGCTTCACCGACGGGGGCCAGCTGGGTCTCGGCGCCGAGATCGGCATCTCCACCCAGAAGATGCACGCGCGCGGACCCATGGGCCTGGAGGAGCTGACCACCACGAAGTGGATCGTCCAGGGCGACGGGCACGTCCGCGCCTGAGCCCCGGACGCGGCGGGCCCGCCGCGGATTCAGTACGATGAGAGCCGTCCGGGCCAGCCGGCCGAGGCGGCAGGGCCGTCCACCGACCACCCGCCGCCACGCCGGCGACAGAAGGGATCCCCATGTTCCAGCAGACCGTCACCACCGTCCTCGCAGCCGCCGAGGGCGGGCACGCCGCCGCCGAGGCCGGAGTTCCCCCGTGGGTCTGGGGCGCCTCCGTATTCGTCGTGCTGATCGGCCTCATGGTGGTGACGCTCTCCTTCGCGAACCGGGGCCTCAGCCCGGAGGTCGGCCAGCACCAGGACCCCGCCGACCTGCCCGCGGACGAGCGAGCCATGCTCGACGAGTACGCGGCCAAGCGCCACGGCTGAGCCGGGGAACCCCATCGTCGTGACGACCGCTCCGCAGGACACCGCCGCCCGGACCCGGGGCCTGCCCCTGACGGGCACGGCCGTCCCGCCCCGGAGGCCGGGCCGCACCCGGCTCGGCGTCATGGGCGGGACGTTCGACCCCATCCACCACGGCCACCTCGTGGCCGCGTCCGAGGTGG is from Kocuria rosea and encodes:
- a CDS encoding glutamate-5-semialdehyde dehydrogenase, whose product is MTSAAHDSVTTDEATRTTGKAVVTDTGVIATFGEDPVAGVAAMADDARDSARVLGRATRAWKDRALLAIADRIERKQDVVLAANAKDLERGRVNGTSTALLDRLKLDAERITGLAESLRELAALPDPVGGFVRGSTLPNGLRMRQVRVPMGVVGAIYEARPNVTVDIAGIALKSGNAVLLRGGSAAEESNRALVGIIRDSLADVKLPVDCVQSVDEYGREGANALMAARGKVDVLIPRGGHGLIQSVVQNAKVPVIETGEGNVHLFVDHSASKKMAVDVVVNSKTHRTSTCNTTETLLLHRGFEHGAAVLAALDRAGVTLHVDERAEALLPAGSHHLRATDEDWGTEYLSMDLAVKVVDSLDEALQHIDRWSTRHTEAIVTNDLASAERFVAEIDAAAVMVNASTRFTDGGQLGLGAEIGISTQKMHARGPMGLEELTTTKWIVQGDGHVRA